CTTCCCATTGTCATGGGTGAAAACGCAATCCCTTGGGAAAGAAGTTTTTAACGGTTCCTTGGACTTGTTTGCCGAAGCTAATGACCATCCCTTGGTAAACTAAGAGGACCCAAGCTTGGTTGCCAGGATAAGCTAAGGTGAGGCCTTGGACATAATTTTTCCAATCATTGTAGCTGATTTCAATTTGAGGGTAAGTGGCTTTGGGGGCCAAGGCCATGGCCCACGCGTAGCTGGGTTGGAAGCGGTTTTTAAGTAAGCTTCCTAGGTGGAGACCCAGACGGAGACTGTGTAATTGATTGAGGGGACCCTCCACCAGCATCTGATAAGTAATGCCGGGGGGAAGGAGCCAAACCTGGTCGCCTTTAGCTACCAGCTCTCGATGTTGGTAGTCCTCACTAGGGAAGTTTTGGCTAAGGGAAGCGAGATTTTTCCTTTCTTCTGGCTCTAATAAGCGGTAGGGTGAAGACTTAGCCTTACTTGCATGTTTTTTACCCTTCTTATGGCGGACCTTCTTAGTTTTCGCCACTACTTGGTCAGTATTAAGACTGTCTTTGGCTTTGAGGCGGGCAATAAAGTGGCCCTCGCCGATGGAACGATGAGGCCAAATTCTTACACAGGCGGAGAGGTCATAGTCAGATTGACTCCAGTCACTTCGTCCCCTAGAGATCGTTTCAGCAGGAAATTGATCAATCCATTCTAAGTCAAAGTCACCCTGGTCCAATAGCCAAGCAATAATCTCTTCGTTTTCCTCTGGGGAGAAGGTACAGGTGGAATAGATTAATTGACCACCTGCTTTTAGCATCCGAACAGCTTGGCTCAGAATTTCCTTTTGTCGCTCTTGGCAGAGAAAAGGCGTTTCTTTGGTCCAGCCCTCACGAGCGGCTTGACTTTTAGTAAACATGCCCTCACCGGAACAGGGAGCATCAACTAGAATCTTATCGAAAAAGCTCGGAAAATAAGCAGCCAGACTCTCGGGGGCATGGTTGGTCACGAGTGCGTTGGAAATGCCCATTCTTTCAATGTTTTCAGCTAAGATTTTGGCCCGCTTAGGAATAATTTCATTAGCGACCAAGAGCCCTTGACCCTGCATATCAGCAGCAATTTGGGTGGACTTCCCCCCTGGTGCGGCACAGAGGTCGAGGATTTTTTCTCCCGGCTGGGCTTGAACCACACTAGCAACCGCCATGGCTGAGGCTTCCTGGCTATAGACTAGGCCGGCTTGATGGATGGGAGAGTTTCCGTCTACTTGGCCTAGATAACCCCATGGACTATAGGGACAGGGGGTTAAATCTTCTGATAAGTAAGACTGGCAAATGGCTTGGGCCTTGGCTTTTAGGGGGTTGATCCGAAAGGCTTTCTGGGCCTCTCCTTTATTAAGGGCGGCGAAGAAGTCAGCAGCTTCATCACCCAAGAGCTGGTTAAATTTATCGATAAATTCCAAAGCAAGCGACATGGTTATTTTCCTTTCTGGCTTAATAAGTGCATATTACCATAGAATGCGCCGTGCTCCAATAAGATTTCAACAGACAAAGGCTCAGAAAATAAGTCGGCTTCTATGCTATAATTTAAAGTGTAAAATAATAAAAAAATTTTCCGGTTAGAGGCTAGAATATGAATGAGGAGGAAGATTTTCCATGTTTTTTATTGATACGTCACGCCATGGTCAAGCGGTTTATGATCCCATTGTGAACCAATCTTTGGATAATTATTTGATCAATGACCTAGCCCTGGAGGGCCACGGCTTAATTATGTATATTAATGCCCCCTGTGTCATTATCGGTAAAAACCAAAATGCCTATGCAGAAGTTGACCTGGACTATTTAGAAAAGAATGATATCACATTAGTCCGGCGTACGGGTGGTGGGGGAGCTGTTTATCAAGACTATGGGAACATTGTCTTTGAGAATATTGTCGTTGGTGATACCTCACATTATGGTGATTTTTCTTACTATGCCCAACCGATTATTGATGCCTTGACTGCTCTAGGAATTGAAGGCGTTCAACTCAAAGGCCGTAATGATATTGTGGTGGACGACTTAAAAATTTCTGGCATGTCCATGGTCAAGGTAGAAAACGCCTTGGCAGCTGGTGGGACCCTTTTATATGATTTGGATACCCAACAAGCGGGTCGGGTGCTGACCCCTAACCAAGATAAGTTGAAAACCAAAGGGGTCAAGTCAGTGGACAAACGAGTTTCTAACTTAAAACCGCTATTGCAGGGTGAGTTAGCTGACTTATCTACAGAAGCATTTAAGGAGGCCCTGCTTAAGGAGATCTTCCATACAGAGGACTTGGATAGTATCCCACGCTATACCTTAACCGATGAGGACTGGGCGATTATTGACCAACGGGTGGCTGATTTTTATGGGAAGGATGAATGGAATTATGGGTCAAATCCTGGCTTCCATTACTATAAGACAGCTTATTACCTTGGGGTAGGAACCGTAGCTTTTAACTTTAATATTAATGATGGAGTTATTACTGACTTCAAGACCTATGGAGATATGAGTTTTGGACAACCGGACCAAGTCGACCAAGCCATGATTGGAAAGACTTATGACCAAGCTGGAATTGCTGCAGGACTAAAAGCTGGCCACTACCAAGATAATATTGGCAAGCTTCCTATCGAGGACTTAGTCTCTCTTATCCTGAATTAATTATAAATGAAAAAAGTGTGACCAAGTTGATTAGCTTGGTCACACTTTTTTTAGTCAAGTAAGTTTCTGCGTTTTAAGAGTGGACGTAAACGCAGGGCTAAGACAAAGGCCAGGGCACTTTTGAGGATTTCAGCCAGAATAAAGGGAGTGATCCCAATGGCTAAAAGTCCACCGATGGAAAGCCCCTTTCCCATATAGCTGTTTAAAATAAAGGCCATATAGACAAAACCAATTGAATTGGTCACTAAGTAATTAATGACTAGGGCAACTAGATATTCTTTAGGCCCTGGATTGACTTGCTTAGCTAAATAGGTTGAAACCAGGCTAGCGGCAGCAAGAAAGCCAATAATAAAGCCAAAAGAAGGGGTTAGGACACTTTGGAAGCCTCCATGGAAGCCAGCAAAGAAAGGTAAGCCGATTAATCCGCCCAATAAGTAGAGCAAGGTGGTAAGAAAGGCTTCCTTAGGTTTTAAAAATAGGGCAATTAAGTTAACTGCAAAGGTTTGTAGGGTAAAGGGAACAATCCCAATCGGAATAGTTAACTGAGAAGCGATAACCAATAAGGCTATCATTAAAGCAATACGAGTTATTTCTTTGGTTTTCATTTTTGTTTTCTCCTTATGCAAAGATCGATTAACAGGGCTTATGAGCCGCTGTCCCTATTAAGTAAGAAAAATTATCTTTGCTTAATAAGTTTTTTGCTTCTAGCTAGTCGCTAACGAATTGTTGACTCCCAAAATGAATATTGGGGCTGAGCAGAGCATGGATGTTTCCTGCGCTATCTTCCACTAAGAGCTGGCCTTGTTCATTAATCCCTTTTATTTTTCCAGTTTTATTGACCTGGTTTTCTTGGTAGCTTACTTCTTTACCCAGACCCAGCAGGTGTTTCTTATAGGTATCTAGAAACTCACCTTGGGCAAAGTGGTGATGGTAGGTCATAAAACAATGGATAAGGTCAGCCAAAAATTGGTTAATATTAAAGTCTTTAGGCAATTCTTTTCCAAAAAAGGTCCCAGCAATTTCCCTAATATCAGCCACTTTAGACAAGTCACCGGCTAAATTTAAACCCAAACCGACGACAATATAAGACACACTAGGAATCTCTAAGTCAGAGACCATTTCGCAAAGGATTCCGGCTGCCTTGTGACCTTGGTAGAAGAGATCGTTAACCCATTTGACCTGGATGGGTTCAGCTAAGTAACTCTCCAAAGTGTCGATCACGGCACTGGCCGCTAAGAGGGTGTAGAGAGGCACTTCAGCTGGGCTAGAACAATTGGGCTTCAGAGCCAAACTGACATACAAGCCATCCTCTAAGGAAGAATAGAAGCTTTTCCCTAGACGTCCCTTTCCGGCAGTTTGTTTTTGACTAGCACAAAGAACCAAGTCATCTTGGTGTTGACTCTTATAGGCCTTGATATACTCATTGGTAGACCCCACTTCATCTAAAAGAATGAGCTTCCACTTGCTTTTCTCTTGGTCCAGGTAATATGTCAATAAATTGTGATTTAGCCGTTGAGGTAGGGCCTGAATCTGATAGCCTTGCTTTCCCGATTCGATGATGAAGCCTTCCTTACGCAGACTTTCAACCGCCTTCCATACTGCATTACGGGAGAGGTTGAGTTGGTCGGCTAGGACCTGGCCACTAAGAGGCGCTACCATAAGCTGCCCTAAAACCGCTTGACTGGTTGTCATGCAAGTATCTTCCTTTCTGAATAATATTAACGATTAGCTATAAGCATTTTATATTTTACAAAGATCAGAATAATTTTGTCAACTTATTTTTAAACAAGGGTGACGCAAGCGATAGGCTAACCATATCATTTTAAAGACCTCTTTGATCGTGTTAAAATGGGAATATAAGATAAAAGGAGGAAAAGTTATGTCAGAAAAATTTGATCAAATTAAGGGTAAAGTCAAAGAAACCGCTGGAAAAGTATTTGATGACAAAGAAACCGAAAACGAAGGCAAGACTGAAGACCTATCTGCCCAAGCTAAAGAAGCAGTTAACGATGTGAAGGACTCCGTAAAGGGAGCAGTTGATGGGGTTAAGAATAGCTTTTCAGACGACAAAGAATAAGAAGTACAGATCAATTTATCATTTAAAAGAGGCTAGGATTTATCCTAGCCTCTTTTTCTTCCAGTTGCTATAGTTGGTCGAAGTGTCAGCGAGTTACGGTTATAGTATACGTAGCGGTCTTGCCTTCTGGCGCGGTTGTTGCACGCTCTAGTTGAGTTCGGAAGGGTGAGGGGATGTCCTTTCAGAAAAGTTGAACGATCAGCTTTGCTGATCGTTTCATCTTTTCTTCCAAGGAATCTCCCTCCCTGATCCTTTCTCACATCCTTCTAGTTGAGTTCGGACGCCAGACTTGAAGTCGCTTCAGAAAATTCCAACGCACAAATTTTTGTGCTTATGGTATTTTCCTCCAGCGATTCAAGTCTCTGACGGCGTCCTCACATCCTTATTTTTAATCTTTATTCATAGAGTGGATATATTTTTTACTAGTGGCTAAATCGTCTTCATCTAACAAGACCTTTACAGTATCTAGGGCTTGGAGTGTGGTATCACCATGTGGGGTGATACTTTGCCCCTTGCGCTCAATATTTAAGAGCAGGGCACTAGGCGGAAAGGCTAAGTCTTTAACGGCTAGCTGGTTAAATTGGGAGAGGACACTCACTTGGTAAGTGAGGCTAATTTTTTTCTTGGTGAGCTTTGTCGCTGCTTTGTCCTGCATCCGTTCATAAAGACTTTCATAAATAGGCGCCAGGCCCAGTCTTTCGCAGATGACATAGGCAAGGGCAGCCACAATGGCCAAGGGCAGGAGGTTGTTGAGATTGCCTACCATTTCCACAACGAGAATGATAGAAGTTAAGGGAGAGCGTACTACAGCCGTTAGAACCCCAACCATGCCTAAAACCATGAAATTAGTTAATAAGGCTGAATCAATAGGAAGAAAAAGCTGAATAAGCATAAAAACGCTAGCCCCACTGAGACAACCAATGGCCAATGTAGGAAGAAAAATTCCGCCCGGAACCCCCGTGCTATAGCAAAAGGCGGTAAAGAAAATCTTGGCAAAGAGAATGATTAAGAGGAGCTTCAGGGAAAAGGGTTGGGCGATAAAGTCAAAAACCAGTTCATGCCCTGACCCGGTTATCCAAGAAAAACCATAGGAAACTAAAGCAGCCAATAGGAAACCGACCATCACTCGGTGAATTATTTTTGGAAAAAACTTTTGCATGGTGGTTTGCAAGGCTAAAAGTGACTTGGAAAAGCAATAGCCGATAAGAGCAGAGGCTATCCCCAAAAGGATAAGAGCAAAATAAAGTTTTAAGGGAAAGCTTTTTGGTGTTTTTAGGGCAAAGGAGGGCTGTAAACCAAATAGCGATTTAGAGATCAAGTCAGCCAGGATAGCTGAAATCAGGGCTGGAATTAAGATAAAGGAAGAAATACTCTTATGAATTTCTTCTAATACAAATAAGCTCGCCGCAATTGGAGCATTAAAGGCAGCGGCTAAACCGGCAGCGGCTCCGGCGGTAATTAAGAGGCGAGTGTCTTCAGGACTGGTCTGGCGTTTTTTACTGTAACCCTTAGCCACAGCCGCTCCGATTTGGATGGAAGGACCCTCACGTCCTAAAGACATCCCGCTAATGATGGCAAAAAGCCCCCCTACAAATTTTGATAATAATAAGGAAAGAACCGGCATATTAAATTGTCCCAGTAATTCTCCCGTCACCTGAGGGATGCCACTGCCTCCAGAGAGGGGGGACCGTTTTAATAAGTAGCCGGTAACCCAAGCCATCAGGATGACCGTAATGATAGTTATAGCGATAAAGCTTAAATGATTTTGGCTAAAGAGCCAAGTGTGCCACTGGGAAGCATAGCCTAATAAATAGCGGTAGAGGACTGCGAAGAATCCCGCTAAGGCTCCTACGGCAATGGCCTCGATGATTGAGAGGGCGTGTGACTTAGCCACTTCGGTCTGCAATTTATTGGTTTTGAACGGACTTGTTTTCACTTTTTAGCCTTCTTTCTAGAGTGTTAATCGTCCAAGACGATATCACTTCCATTATAGCAAGGCTGTCAAGACGACGAGAAAAAACTCACTTAGAGCTTTTCAGAGCGACTGATGAAAAGTCAGGCTAATTCCAAATAAAATGAGGAAAATTCTTGAATTGCATCGGTCTATTTCGCAAAAAAGACAGAAAATGTTTCAATATTACAAAGTATATTACAGAAATATTACAGAGAAAGTGAATATTTTCGTCCAAAAATTGATTTGAAGAAAAAAGTACCCCAGGAAAGGGGCCATAGCAATATTTAATAATTCTTTAAAAAGATATGGCTTATAAAAGATAAGCTTTTAATTTTTCACTAAGAAGGTGAAAATGAAATAATTTGTAATCGACTTGTTACCCAAAAAAATTCCCCAGCATATATAATAGATATTGTGAATAAATAGATTTTAATAAATTTTAAAAAATTTCTGGGGGTAAAACAGAATTATGAAAAAGACAAAGAAAATCATGTTAGGAACATCTGTACTGACTTCAGCGGCCTTGGCTGCTGTTATCGCACCAAATGTTGATGCGGCTGAATATACCATTAAGGTAGGAGACACCCTATCTGAGTTAGCACTTCAATTTAATACTACTATTGAAGAATTACGTGACGGTAACAACATTGAAGATGTTAACCTTATCTTCGCTGGGGAAACCTTAGACGTTCCTTCTGCAGAAACACCTCAAGCTTCTAATAAAAAAGAAGTTAAAGCTGAAAAACCAGCACCAGCACCTGCTGCAAAAACCACTACTAGCCAAACTGCAGATGCTAATGGCGTTTACACGGTTGTTGCTGGAGACACTTTAAACAAAATTGCTGCTCAATTTAACACCACTGCTCAAGCCATTCGTGATTTGAACGGTTTACAAGGGGACTTAATCTTAATTGGTCAACAATTACAAGTGAAAGTGGCTTTACAAGAAAGCCCAGCTCCAGTTGCTGAATACCAAGCAGCTCCTCAAGCTTCAGTTGTTGAAGAAGAAAAATTAGTTACTGAACTTCCTGAAGTGACTGCCAATGAAGGACATGTAGAAGAAAAGGTCAGTCCAGTTGAAGCACCAACAAGTCCAGAAGTGGCAGAAGCAGAAGTCGCTCCTGAAACAGAAGTTGTTGAAGCAGAAGTCGCTAGCCCAGCTCCAGCCAAAGAAGTAAAAGTTGAAGAAACTGTAGTTAGTGAAGCTGCTCCAGCAAAAGAAGCTGCTGAAAAAGCTCAGGCAGAACAAGCGCAAGTCCAAGCTGCTAAAGAAGCGCAAGTTCAAGCAGAACAAGCAGCTAAAGAGGCAGAAGCTCAAAAAGCTGCTCAAGCCGCTAAGGAAGCTGAAGCGCAAAAGGCCGCTCAAGCGCAAGCCCAAGCGGAACAAGCTGCCAAGGAAGCCGAAGCCCAAAGAGCCGCTCAAGCCGCTAAGGAAGCTGAAGAACAAAAGGCAGCCCAAGCTGCTAAACAAGCTGAAATTGAAAAGGCTCAATTACAAGCCCAAACTTACCAAGCAGCTAATACCCAAGTCCAAGCCCAACCAGTAAGCACAAACAATGCGACTGTCTTATCTGCTTACGATGGGAGTGTTGACCCACGTGGTTTAGCTCCAGCAGGACAATGTACTTATTATGTGATTAACCGCCTACATGCCTTAGGCAAACCAGTTCCTGGTCCTATGGGTAACGCTAACCAGTGGGCATATACTGCAAGTAATCATGGTATCCCAGTATCAAATACACCAACCGTCGGCTCTGTGGTTTCCTTCCCAGCCGGTGTTGCAGGTGCATCTGGTTATGGCCACGTTGCCTTTGTTGAAGGGGTTAACCCAGATGGTTCCATCCGTATTTCAGAAATGAACTTCGGTGGTTCACCAAACGTGACTTACCGTACCGTTGATGCTGGTTCTGCAGCAGCCTCATCCTACATCCATTTCTAATAAATCAAGTAATAAAAAACGAGTGTTTACCCCACTCGTTTTTTATTTAGTCAAATTTTATGGATGATACATGATTATAAGCGAGCTTTTGGCACCACCAAGACTCGCTTTTTTGCTTAGAAGCCATGCGAGAAGTCAGAAATAAAAGGGCCAGCATTGGTTTTTCACCCTTTTCACGGTATAATGTATAAATTAGAGAGTAATCTATTGACCATTCTTTGTCGACCCTGCCGCAGTGGTTGACTTAGATTGGTGGAAATAGGGAAATTTAGATGGAAAATTGAAGTTCTTAAACTAAAACGGGTTCCAGTCATACGATGCTTATGGTTTTTCTTCTAGCCATATCGTCATCTGCTGTAACTGTTACACTTAAGGAGTTTTAATAATGAAAAAAATTTTAGTCGTTGATGATGAAAAACCAATTTCAGATATCATTACCTTCAACCTTCAAAAGGAAGGCTATGATACCCTGGCAGCTTTCGATGGCGAAGAAGCCTTAGAAAGCTTTGCCAGCTACCAACCCGACCTTATTGTTTTGGACTTAATGTTGCCTAAAAAAGACGGCTTGGAAGTGTGCCGTGAGATCCGTAAGACCAGCAGTGTTCCCATCATTATGTTAACCGCTAAGGGTGAAGAAATTGACAAGGTGCTCGGCTTGGAAATGGGAGCCGATGACTATGTGACCAAGCCCTTTTCCAACCGGGAGCTTTCAGCACGGATTAAGGCCAACCTCCGCCGTTCTCAGGTTAACGTTGAGGCTGCAGAAGAAAAAGAAGAAAGTAATGAATTAAATGTCGGTAACCTAACCATTCATGAAGATGCCTACTATGTGTCTAAAAATGGTAAGGAAGTTGACCTGACCCACCGTGAGTTTGAACTCCTTCATTACCTATCCAAGCACTTAGGCCAAGTCATGACCCGAGAACACCTCTTGCAGACGGTATGGGGCTATGACTACTTTGGCGATGTTCGGACCGTGGACGTGACCGTGCGTCGTCTACGTGAAAAGATC
The nucleotide sequence above comes from Aerococcus urinae. Encoded proteins:
- a CDS encoding RsmB/NOP family class I SAM-dependent RNA methyltransferase yields the protein MSLALEFIDKFNQLLGDEAADFFAALNKGEAQKAFRINPLKAKAQAICQSYLSEDLTPCPYSPWGYLGQVDGNSPIHQAGLVYSQEASAMAVASVVQAQPGEKILDLCAAPGGKSTQIAADMQGQGLLVANEIIPKRAKILAENIERMGISNALVTNHAPESLAAYFPSFFDKILVDAPCSGEGMFTKSQAAREGWTKETPFLCQERQKEILSQAVRMLKAGGQLIYSTCTFSPEENEEIIAWLLDQGDFDLEWIDQFPAETISRGRSDWSQSDYDLSACVRIWPHRSIGEGHFIARLKAKDSLNTDQVVAKTKKVRHKKGKKHASKAKSSPYRLLEPEERKNLASLSQNFPSEDYQHRELVAKGDQVWLLPPGITYQMLVEGPLNQLHSLRLGLHLGSLLKNRFQPSYAWAMALAPKATYPQIEISYNDWKNYVQGLTLAYPGNQAWVLLVYQGMVISFGKQVQGTVKNFFPKGLRFHP
- a CDS encoding lipoate--protein ligase; the encoded protein is MFFIDTSRHGQAVYDPIVNQSLDNYLINDLALEGHGLIMYINAPCVIIGKNQNAYAEVDLDYLEKNDITLVRRTGGGGAVYQDYGNIVFENIVVGDTSHYGDFSYYAQPIIDALTALGIEGVQLKGRNDIVVDDLKISGMSMVKVENALAAGGTLLYDLDTQQAGRVLTPNQDKLKTKGVKSVDKRVSNLKPLLQGELADLSTEAFKEALLKEIFHTEDLDSIPRYTLTDEDWAIIDQRVADFYGKDEWNYGSNPGFHYYKTAYYLGVGTVAFNFNINDGVITDFKTYGDMSFGQPDQVDQAMIGKTYDQAGIAAGLKAGHYQDNIGKLPIEDLVSLILN
- a CDS encoding biotin transporter BioY, whose amino-acid sequence is MKTKEITRIALMIALLVIASQLTIPIGIVPFTLQTFAVNLIALFLKPKEAFLTTLLYLLGGLIGLPFFAGFHGGFQSVLTPSFGFIIGFLAAASLVSTYLAKQVNPGPKEYLVALVINYLVTNSIGFVYMAFILNSYMGKGLSIGGLLAIGITPFILAEILKSALAFVLALRLRPLLKRRNLLD
- a CDS encoding biotin--[acetyl-CoA-carboxylase] ligase — its product is MTTSQAVLGQLMVAPLSGQVLADQLNLSRNAVWKAVESLRKEGFIIESGKQGYQIQALPQRLNHNLLTYYLDQEKSKWKLILLDEVGSTNEYIKAYKSQHQDDLVLCASQKQTAGKGRLGKSFYSSLEDGLYVSLALKPNCSSPAEVPLYTLLAASAVIDTLESYLAEPIQVKWVNDLFYQGHKAAGILCEMVSDLEIPSVSYIVVGLGLNLAGDLSKVADIREIAGTFFGKELPKDFNINQFLADLIHCFMTYHHHFAQGEFLDTYKKHLLGLGKEVSYQENQVNKTGKIKGINEQGQLLVEDSAGNIHALLSPNIHFGSQQFVSD
- a CDS encoding CsbD family protein, with protein sequence MSEKFDQIKGKVKETAGKVFDDKETENEGKTEDLSAQAKEAVNDVKDSVKGAVDGVKNSFSDDKE
- a CDS encoding ClC family H(+)/Cl(-) exchange transporter — its product is MKTSPFKTNKLQTEVAKSHALSIIEAIAVGALAGFFAVLYRYLLGYASQWHTWLFSQNHLSFIAITIITVILMAWVTGYLLKRSPLSGGSGIPQVTGELLGQFNMPVLSLLLSKFVGGLFAIISGMSLGREGPSIQIGAAVAKGYSKKRQTSPEDTRLLITAGAAAGLAAAFNAPIAASLFVLEEIHKSISSFILIPALISAILADLISKSLFGLQPSFALKTPKSFPLKLYFALILLGIASALIGYCFSKSLLALQTTMQKFFPKIIHRVMVGFLLAALVSYGFSWITGSGHELVFDFIAQPFSLKLLLIILFAKIFFTAFCYSTGVPGGIFLPTLAIGCLSGASVFMLIQLFLPIDSALLTNFMVLGMVGVLTAVVRSPLTSIILVVEMVGNLNNLLPLAIVAALAYVICERLGLAPIYESLYERMQDKAATKLTKKKISLTYQVSVLSQFNQLAVKDLAFPPSALLLNIERKGQSITPHGDTTLQALDTVKVLLDEDDLATSKKYIHSMNKD
- a CDS encoding LysM peptidoglycan-binding domain-containing protein, encoding MKKTKKIMLGTSVLTSAALAAVIAPNVDAAEYTIKVGDTLSELALQFNTTIEELRDGNNIEDVNLIFAGETLDVPSAETPQASNKKEVKAEKPAPAPAAKTTTSQTADANGVYTVVAGDTLNKIAAQFNTTAQAIRDLNGLQGDLILIGQQLQVKVALQESPAPVAEYQAAPQASVVEEEKLVTELPEVTANEGHVEEKVSPVEAPTSPEVAEAEVAPETEVVEAEVASPAPAKEVKVEETVVSEAAPAKEAAEKAQAEQAQVQAAKEAQVQAEQAAKEAEAQKAAQAAKEAEAQKAAQAQAQAEQAAKEAEAQRAAQAAKEAEEQKAAQAAKQAEIEKAQLQAQTYQAANTQVQAQPVSTNNATVLSAYDGSVDPRGLAPAGQCTYYVINRLHALGKPVPGPMGNANQWAYTASNHGIPVSNTPTVGSVVSFPAGVAGASGYGHVAFVEGVNPDGSIRISEMNFGGSPNVTYRTVDAGSAAASSYIHF
- the yycF gene encoding response regulator YycF, producing MKKILVVDDEKPISDIITFNLQKEGYDTLAAFDGEEALESFASYQPDLIVLDLMLPKKDGLEVCREIRKTSSVPIIMLTAKGEEIDKVLGLEMGADDYVTKPFSNRELSARIKANLRRSQVNVEAAEEKEESNELNVGNLTIHEDAYYVSKNGKEVDLTHREFELLHYLSKHLGQVMTREHLLQTVWGYDYFGDVRTVDVTVRRLREKIEDTPSHPKLLMTRRGVGYYLQDNDQE